In the genome of Aedes aegypti strain LVP_AGWG chromosome 2, AaegL5.0 Primary Assembly, whole genome shotgun sequence, the window AATGGTCTTTAAAATCAGGAGCTCAAAAGCACTGCAAAAGCCGTAGAGGCCTTTTACATACATATTCAACGTTGCTAGCGAAACtaagcttgtcatcgatcattaccccaataTATCGAAGGGATCGCTTATattctatggtgcaatcacctaccgagctATGCGCCCTTTGCCTGGACTTCCAGTTGTTGATCACCACCACCTCAGATTTTGTGATGGGCCAGTCCAAGTTTTCTAGACCTCATCTATGGActtatgcacgagttcactaatttgacgtttgagcggtgccgaattcactcgttgccatggtcacataaataacacggcaccgctaaaacgtcagatagtgaacttgtgcatcggtccatggaccgatgcacgagttcactatttaacgtttgaacggtgccgtgttatttacgtgaccatggcaacgagtgaattcggcaccgctcaaacgtcaaattagtgaacacgtgAATTGCTCCATTCCACAAATATGGAGACAGATGTGCTGCTGTTAACTCTACTTCTTCCATTCATTCGCCATAGACTACTACGTTAATATCGTCGGTGAACTCAACAATCTTAAggtgaagtaggccgtcattgaaatttgtacgcatcgttgatgattgttgttaattcatctcacgatttcgaatcaaagaaaatcagttggttttgcactgacacagctgaaaaagtatcagcatactttgtgcatgttagcgcgtacagtgatactttttcaagtcaatataaactatcaagattgagttttatcactttgaaatgcaagctgaaaagtcatcattgttgccaaaatgaatgacggactacttagccttaacatcCGCGGGAAGGGCCGCCAAAGTACTTAATcatacatcgcattccataacttcgggcccaggattgaatctTGGGGTACGGCACCGGTAATTTGAACGcttctgtgtcatacagtatgCAAATTAAATGCAAAAGCTATATCATGCGACGCGCTATCTGAGGAGATGCATGTTGCGCAACATTTTGTTCCACGCTACACGTTGCTGCTATGACGATGAAAGCAACGCGTGCACTCTCATCGGGTAACGCGTTGCCTTGTATTGTACACGCAATCCTGTACATGTGGTAGAGAGCTTTCAGCATCACCACGCTTTTGGTGTGAAGTGCAGGCGTGATTTTTCAGGCGGCTGACGGTAGGAAGTTTTTGCTAGTTGGCACTCACTACTCACGCTGTTGTTTTTTGCTTGTTTACTGGTTAAAAACTTCATTTAAAACATACAGCATTAGCGCGGTGATACTTACGATGATCAATCAGATGACAATCAGAAAATTAACTCAAGAGCAGTCGCGCCCTCCGTCAGCGCTCCGTCACGCTTGTGGTCTATTTTAAAAGCGAGCATTTTTCATGATGCGTGCACTAAGTACATGATGAAACCGATCTTGTTTTAATTTCATGTAAAGATATCGTGAACAGAAATAGTAGGGCGAATTGGAACAAAGCGAGCTAGTTAGAAATGTAACTATTATGTAATGATAATCTTTAGAAACTcactgaaatatttttgtttcattaatTCAATAGAACACTACATTATTCATATAAAAagatgaaaataataaaatctcGACCTTTTTTGATAGCTTCAAACATCCGCAATTTTTTCCTATTTCTAATATGTTCAAAAATTGAAACtatgtttgagatttttttttcatcgtgTGCACATTTTGGATTTTCTTCGAGATGCACttaaaaagtgtttatttttgcataaaaatgaaaaacatacTGATGTATACTGaacagtgtttctattcgccagTGCTGCTTAAATCGTCATTGATGACCCGCATAACCATAGATTCATATTCAAATTTACAATTTGACCCCAATGATTcgttaaatttgataaaaaaaactgttggttGAATTGATAAATCAAACAACGCGAATTGCATCTGTTATCTTAAATGTTATGAGAAAACTGAAATAATGAAAGAAAGTTATATTTGAACACGAAGGTTAGTAACAACTGGttacacatttatttttattaactttAAAAATAGTTTGAATCGAAGGTAGGTATACCTAACAAtggcaaaaataaaatgaaacttTATTTAGAAGTGCACAGGTTTATAATTAGGCCACACGACGCCTCTGATATTTGAttctttttgatgaaattgttttGTGTCTTGTGATCAagttttttctaagaaattctAAAAAGGTAAAACACAGCTTATTATATTTCCTATAATAAAACAtagaatacatttttttctgaaatttattaAAGATCATCCAAGGAAATACCACCAGGATATTTTAAATcatggtttaaaaaaaaactgctaaaaatatttttaagaatttcataaAGAAGCTTCCGTTTTTATATGATCTATTAAGAATTCAGCGAAAATACTTGAAATTGATCAAAGTCAAGCAGGGAAAAGTAGGATAAAgattcaaatattaaaaataaatcaggatACCTCAAAAGAagctcaaaatcaggacatgtcctgctaaatcaggacgggtggcaagcctacttgaaaatgtacattgaagatgaaaAGCTGCTCCCAATATACATCTGTCGGTTTCCTCGAGCAGCTTTGATTATTCTAGTCAAGCATGGAGTGACAACTACGAACTGTATCGTAGGGGTAGGCGGGCCAAGATGAGCACCCTTTGTTGGTGACGTTCTTACCgaaagttttcaataaattatttgggGGTTCTGAGGAATtagggtctaccccgtttggcataacggccgtttggcataatcgccatttggcataatagccgtttggcataatagccgtttggcataattgtgaaacaacaatttcaactaaaaatcaACATCACAACGTAATtgtccaaaaaaatatttacaaaggtACATAGAAGTCCAACAATGTACCTTCTCATTAAGATTTGATCATTTGAAAGCAATCTTCCCAAACGCACACTGAATACGTTGTTCAGGCGATTTCGTACTCTCCTTGCACTCTGTTTTCGGGTTCGAACCGAAACACTCGAATCTAAACCTAAGCCCAAGcatgtgtaaagtgaacatcGTTTTGAACACTAGTTCGAACGCCGGTTCATTAGTATCTCGATTGCATCcgcggttcaaattttggtaCAAATCTTCGGTTGTAAAACAGACAGACAGAATACAGTTGAAAtccacgcttatcaatttctatTTATGGTGTCTTGTTGTTTGATGTAAGTAGTCAtttcctttgttttttttttcataaagttaccgcTTAACCTTTCGGtagtcgcgcgaatttttgtaacgcgagtagtcgcgcgttgtactttgtataacacccttggttttgcgaatatcccaggagcatgaacacttagaaagatgaggtcttcggcaaaattgttcagtagctcaagggctatcattattcgagcCATGAagttcgggattttgccactaggcggcgctaatgagcatgacattttgtttcgcagatctcaggatcctgactactgagaaagatggcgtcttcggcaaagttgttcggtaactcaaggactatcattgtttgagctaagTGATacaaaatgttgccaccaggcagcgctagtgagcataaaacatttgtttcgctcatatctcaggagcctgatcacttagaaagatgacgtcttcggaagagttgttcagtagctcaaattctttctttgtttaatccttaaagttcgagattttgtaaaataatgatagtccctgagcttgtgtacaactttgccgaaggtgcctgtcaaaaaagtcaagatcctgcagtatccgcaaaacaaaaatttaatgctcactagcgccgcctggtggcaaaatatcctattttttggttcaaataatgatagccctcgagccactgaactactttgccgaagacactatctttctaagtggtcaagctactgagatatctgcaaacaaaagtgtcatgctcactagcgccgcctagtggcaacattttgaatcaactagctcgaacaacgATAGTCCCTAACttattaaacaactttgccgaagacgccatccttctaaatagaCAGGCTTCTGAggtatctgcaaaacaaaagtaaaacttccatgcccactagtgccacctagcggtcaaattccgaattgaatgaggtaccatcagataacGCGTCaactccagaacaactttactaaagaccccaagtttctatattatctggtttttgagatataacgatttgaaactgtggtttccttgaaccgtatatagtgcgttcattattatgcgacttccatgtacatttgttgattttaccgtattataaagagccatactgtaaataaaaactgtcgcgtattgttcttaagaagattctcgaagaatacattttggtttggtgtcgatagatatccttgttgcaaaatgatatcatataaatcacaactgttgtacaaaatacaacagcacgacagcccgaaggttaaattaatgttctttgtatcgatctctccctatcttgatggtcccttcgataccgagatgtggagaggcgactgtactttGAAGGGCTTGAGCAATCTCAGATTTCATCCAAAGAATCTCTTATTTTGCGAGGATACTCAGAATTAGATTTAGAAGCAAATTAGCGGTGTGGAGAAAAATCGATGTTTTGATCCACCTTAGTGCTCGTCTTACCCCGTCTGATCCtatagagtgcttcgtgaaggcgccagctgtccgattcatttttcgtGCGGTCGGAGTGATTCCCTGCTTATGCGTGTTGACGCTAAGATGGTGACTATTCAATCGAGGATTGATTACCAActagtgagctcgtttcatgcttgtgatagcACATTTGTATcatgtaatgttttttttttatatttttgttgaacaaactatggatgattCGTCACTAAGTGTTGACATAAGTGCTTgtttatattttataaaatttcgagattaAAGCCTTTaaatagttcgatgtttaagatgtcgatgcattgatagataacttttcaaacagaggttacatgagtcgcacttaccaaggtgaatcctaaTCGTGTAGCTTTCAAGCCCCctcactaacaaaactccttcccgtgacaaccatgaagatgcggaggtatactcggtctatagtaacaatggatgtcaacATTCCCTCCCTTCCCCGattaccgtaaggacgtggccagcgctttgttgacattactaatttcagagtcctcgaagatggtatgctactctcAAGCTagatctgttggttccctgtacaatttcgattattctggtcaatcacggagtagcaactacgaattgtacggtcatcaatgcccATGCTCATCTTACCCCGTTTGATCCTATACGGCCATCAATGCTCAATGCTCATTCAAAATTATCAGTCATGACTTTCGGATGGACAGATAGAACGAACAAAACGAACAAATTTGTTTTCCATATTCTACACATTTTTATTGACATCCTTCGCGCTACTATAGCGTGTTTGCATTCGTTATCTGCGTTTTTTTGTTTCTACTCGATaaggaatgaaataaaattacaACATAAATGATAATTTCAGTTTTTAGTTTGAAGTCTTCTCACAATAATTACTAAACTAAACGTGCAAAAACGCGCCCATTGTCTGTCTCAAGGTTTCAAATTGTAATTTGATCTTGTCTTAGCATTCTTAAAATCAGTTACAATTTACTTTTGTCTGATCTTCCCTTGCTTGTGTTCGGAAGGATAGCTTCGCGTTCCGTAAATTGTAGTGATTTCACCTGACCACATTGCGTCTCGCTCTCTCACGTCACAGAGAATGTGCTTAACTTAAGCATGAAGAAAACAcgttaaacaaataaattagaACAGCAAAGTACCCATTCCCCCCATTTCGCTTTGCTCCTTGACGAAGATCTCGAAGTACTGGTAGATGATGGTGACTGCCAGCAAGATACCGGTTCCGGAACCGATCGCACCCATGAAATCGGCTATCACTGATAGGGCTCCAATACAGAGACCACCAAAAGCAGCCGCTGTTGGGATATATCGGTTCAGCTCGTGAATCATGGAGTTCTCACGATGACCGCGCATGATCATCTGCTGTTCACGCAGCTGCTTAGCAACATCCTTAGCGGAGCTACCAGACACGTCAATCCAGGTCTTGGAGAAGAAAGCGCAAGAGCCCAACATGAAGACGATGTACAGGATGGCGTGGATTGGATCAGCAACGATGTGTCCCAGCGATTCGGGTGGCGAAAGGTAATAGCACAGGCCACCAATTGGGTACGATCGAGCTGGGCCGCCACCACCAACATCAGCCCACACTCCGAGAAGGTTGATCAGGAAATTTCCGTGGAACTTGACCGCCAACATTTGCGAGATGACGTACAGGTTAGAAACGAGAGCAGATTGCAGAATAATCGGGATGTTCGAGGTATAGAACAGCTTGATTGGGTAGCTGCTGTACTGGCCACGATAACGGGCAGATTTGATTGGAAGATCAACGcggaatccttggaagtatATTACTACTGCAAACACGAGAACCGTAGCCAGCAAGTTCATAAGATTCGGTAGGTTCTGACGGTAGAATGCTTCACGTAGACCACGAACCTTATCCTGACGAGTGGCCAGCAAATGGAAGAGTGCAATGACGGCTCCTTCGAATTCAGTTCCTCGTCCAGTGTTTACAGTAGCTGGAGAGAAAGCCTTCCACACGATAGTTTCGCAAATGTTAGTGGCAATGAAAAGTGAAATTCCGGATCCCAGGCCATATCCCTTCTGCAGCAGTTCATCCAAAAGCAAGACAATCAAACCAGCCACGAACAACTGGATGATGATCAACAGGCAAACACCAGCTCCGATCTCAGATGGGTCACCATACATTCCGGTCATAACGTAGACGATGGCCTGTCCGATGGTGATGACCATTCCGAACAATTTCTGCGCTCCGTTGAACAAAGCTCGGTCCTTCGGGGTGTCACCAACTTCGATAATCTTTGCACCGGCCAGCAGTTGCATGATCAAACCAGACGTGACGATTGGCGAGATACCCAGTTCCATCAACGTTCCTCGATTCGAAGCCAGGATGACACGGATCCAGTAGAAGGGATCGGCCGAATCGGAGCTCATGATGCCGAACAGTGGGATCTGACAGCACACCAGGAAAATGAACAGCGTGATGGCTGTCCATAGTACCTTCTCGCGGAATTGGATCTTTCGTTCGGGTTTCGCGATCTCCGGCAGAATACTGCAGAAAGGTTTGATTACCTCTAAAAATTTAACTGAAAAGAAAGGAAACGAAGAAATAAGATACGTTAATTAGGCTGAAACAGTAATATGAGGCAGTCAATTAAAAGTATTGTTGTAATAACCTTTCCTAATATTtctaataatatttttgataaccgcgtattttttaaaacatttcttaGAGTCAAGGTTGACCAAAATGATATGTTAACAAGAACATGTTAATTAAAATTGGATCTGTATACAAGTTAAGATACGTTTGCTGTCTCAATTGGGGCTACTTTCCCCTAAAATATGACTATACAACAccggtattgaactactatttaACATTTCGCTTTAATGTATCATTCTCAACGGCCTTGCATAAACTGATGACTGATGAAAATAGTTCGAAGAAATACATTAGGACGTCATTTTACATCGAAAATATCATTTTACATTTTGTAACCATGTGTACATTCAATATACAAGACGTATTCTGATATTATCGTTCTTGAGTTGATTTTATTCCATTTCATGGGGTTGGTTGTTTGCCGTCAAGCTATTAGACAGTCATAATTGGTAATctctatttttttaatatccaATATGATAATAttgaaaagaaatatttttggagCATCACATTAAAGAATTTTATTGCATTAATTACAATCTACATCAATTAGTGTCCATGTTTCCTAATTAGGCATTTGGTCTAGATTATCTTTCACTAATCATTTATCGAAGTTTCGCGTTTAATTCACAATAAagtgaataaattttaaaaatatatcaggCATTATTCAGATAAATGCCAACAGTTCCATCTTTTCATGCGCGCATCAGTCGAACATTGTACGCGAGACGAAACCGTGGAAAGGGAAAGTTCCAACGCGGAGCTTTTTCTCTGTCTACGTGGATATAGATAGAGGTAGATGTAGGTAGCTGTGCTACCGCTATACAAGCCGAAGTGAATTTCACCTAATTTAATCCCAAAAATAGCCCATCCTGGATACTTACTTCCCATTTTGATCGCTTATCCactattttgtcactattttaatCACTAGGTCAGTTCGTATAGGTGCCTATTCAGTATAGTTATCCCTCGATGAAAAAGATGTAGGAAATTTCTACGGACTCGCCTCCATCCACACGGGAGAAAAACGGTCCTTACTCGTTGAAAACACGTACACGACAACGCTAGCAAATCGACGGTAGCTGCCGAGAGAGAAGCCCAACGGGTAGATGCATGTGGCGTCCATAAATTATGATACGGCAAACAGCTTGAGTCGAAATATCCCATTTTATCATTGAATTTGTAAAATTGatgtcgtaaaattcaagtaaaactataatttataagaATTCATTTGTACGCTTCGTTTCGTAGTTTTTGGACGTTCCACCCGCAAAATGTCATTGAGTGGGAGAACTGTCACCACCGAGCAGCTACGCGTAGTGTGACGTGAAAGTGGAATCTTGCCCAGACTGACAGATGCCACCAATGGCCGTGCATGACGTGTCATGTGTTGTTTACGATTTTGTAGGTACAGTAGGTGTATAATACCGTTCAGTATCACCTTATTGTCGGTAATGCAGGGTACTCTGTGAACGCActggattgaaaaataaagctataataaaattaccattaaatTATTTACAATACATATTTCTATATTTATGCAatttgcgattttttttgttctctAAAAAAGTTGCAATTTGAATCAatataaaatattggaaatgAGTCAATGTaagtttatttattatttgaattattattatataatttttattgtttgaaatttgatagAAACCTGTGTCATCTAATCTCCCATTTGTCATAATGTAGATTCTTGTAATCGTGCAAATCAaacatgtgaaaaaaaaaaacaaataatatttattaaaaCTAGAACATATTGGCTCTCAATTTCCTATGGCAAAGAGAAGATTTGGCAGATTTGATGAAACAACATctatcatatttgaaaaaaaaaattgcaataaatAAGCAGGCCAAAATCTAGAACATATCAATTATTTTACATGATGGTCAAATTACAACTTAAGGTCcgagtaaaaatggagcaaatgtcaaaagtgaaaaCGCAGTTTTGGTCGTTAAAATCgacaaacgaaaaaaataaaaacacagctgttttatttccgaactaaaaaggctgtgtgtttttattttttccgattttttgattttaagcttagcttagcttagcttagactgactacacatatcaatggttgctattccgtgattgaccgaagtcagtgaaaatgcacaaagaatcaactagaagttcggctgggattggccataatcttcttcagtgtgcataattcagtgcctctatttatacatggtcaataacggcgccggccacgtccttgcagtcaggtgggattgagggaaggaatgttagtgtgta includes:
- the LOC5564972 gene encoding protein transport protein Sec61 subunit alpha, translating into MGIKFLEVIKPFCSILPEIAKPERKIQFREKVLWTAITLFIFLVCCQIPLFGIMSSDSADPFYWIRVILASNRGTLMELGISPIVTSGLIMQLLAGAKIIEVGDTPKDRALFNGAQKLFGMVITIGQAIVYVMTGMYGDPSEIGAGVCLLIIIQLFVAGLIVLLLDELLQKGYGLGSGISLFIATNICETIVWKAFSPATVNTGRGTEFEGAVIALFHLLATRQDKVRGLREAFYRQNLPNLMNLLATVLVFAVVIYFQGFRVDLPIKSARYRGQYSSYPIKLFYTSNIPIILQSALVSNLYVISQMLAVKFHGNFLINLLGVWADVGGGGPARSYPIGGLCYYLSPPESLGHIVADPIHAILYIVFMLGSCAFFSKTWIDVSGSSAKDVAKQLREQQMIMRGHRENSMIHELNRYIPTAAAFGGLCIGALSVIADFMGAIGSGTGILLAVTIIYQYFEIFVKEQSEMGGMGTLLF